The following are encoded together in the Salvelinus alpinus chromosome 29, SLU_Salpinus.1, whole genome shotgun sequence genome:
- the LOC139559041 gene encoding palmitoyl-protein thioesterase 1-like isoform X1 gives MKVRFKMTTLLSLLLGAGPLLLLALNPVHGSDNATLPLVLWHGMGDSCCNPLSMGSIKKMIEETIPGIDVLSLMIGKTVSQDTENGFFMDVNEQVSMVCSQLAQDPKLKDGYNAMGFSQGGQFLRAVAQRCPSPPMKTLISVGGQQQGVYGLPKCPGESSHICDWIRKKLNSGAYTDIVQKHLVQAQYWHDPLNDDLYKKHSLFLADINQERVVNETYKKNLQLLDKFVMVKFLQDSVVDPADTEWFGFLKTGQAKETETLQESVLYKEDRLGLAAMDAAGKLDFLGTEGDHLQFTREWFNAKLVPYLR, from the exons GTTCAAGATGACCACACTTCTTAGCTTGCTCCTCGGGGCTGGTCCACTACTGTTACTTGCCCTAAACCCAGTACATGGATCTGACAATGCCACCCTCCCATTGGTTCTGTGGCACGGAATGG GAGACAGCTGTTGCAACCCTCTCAGCATGGGCTCCATAAAGAAGATGATCGAGGAAACCATCCCTGGAATTGACGTCCTGTCACTAATGATTGGCAAGACTGTCAGTCAG GACACAGAGAATGGTTTCTTCATGGAtgtcaatgagcaggtgtccatggTGTGCAGCCAGCTGGCCCAGGATCCCAAACTGAAGGATGGCTACAATGCCATGGGCTTCTCCCAGGGAGGACAGTTCCT gAGGGCAGTGGCGCAGCGCTGTCCATCTCCTCCAATGAAAACCCTGATCTCTGTTGGGGGACAACAACAAG GGGTGTATGGTCTCCCTAAATGCCCTGGAGAGAGCTCCCATATCTGTGACTGGATTCGCAAGAAACTCAACTCAGGAGCCTACACCGATATTGTGCAAAAACA CTTGGTGCAGGCACAGTACTGGCACGACCCACTGAACGACGACCTGTACAAAAAACACAGCCTCTTCCTGGCTGATATCAATCAGGAGCGG GTGGTGAACGAGACTTACAAGAAGAACCTCCAGCTGCTGGACAAGTTTGTGATGGTCAAGTTCTTGCAGGACAGTGTTGTGGATCCAGCTGACACTGAG TGGTTTGGTTTTCTGAAAacgggtcaggcaaaagagaccGAGACGCTTCAGGAGAGTGTTCTCTATAAAGAG GATCGTCTTGGACTGGCAGCGATGGATGCAGCTGGGAAGCTGGATTTCCTGGGTACAGAAGGAGATCACCTCCAGTTCACCAGGGAGTGGTTCAACGCCAAACTAGTGCCTTACCTGCGCTAA
- the LOC139559041 gene encoding palmitoyl-protein thioesterase 1-like isoform X2: MTTLLSLLLGAGPLLLLALNPVHGSDNATLPLVLWHGMGDSCCNPLSMGSIKKMIEETIPGIDVLSLMIGKTVSQDTENGFFMDVNEQVSMVCSQLAQDPKLKDGYNAMGFSQGGQFLRAVAQRCPSPPMKTLISVGGQQQGVYGLPKCPGESSHICDWIRKKLNSGAYTDIVQKHLVQAQYWHDPLNDDLYKKHSLFLADINQERVVNETYKKNLQLLDKFVMVKFLQDSVVDPADTEWFGFLKTGQAKETETLQESVLYKEDRLGLAAMDAAGKLDFLGTEGDHLQFTREWFNAKLVPYLR; the protein is encoded by the exons ATGACCACACTTCTTAGCTTGCTCCTCGGGGCTGGTCCACTACTGTTACTTGCCCTAAACCCAGTACATGGATCTGACAATGCCACCCTCCCATTGGTTCTGTGGCACGGAATGG GAGACAGCTGTTGCAACCCTCTCAGCATGGGCTCCATAAAGAAGATGATCGAGGAAACCATCCCTGGAATTGACGTCCTGTCACTAATGATTGGCAAGACTGTCAGTCAG GACACAGAGAATGGTTTCTTCATGGAtgtcaatgagcaggtgtccatggTGTGCAGCCAGCTGGCCCAGGATCCCAAACTGAAGGATGGCTACAATGCCATGGGCTTCTCCCAGGGAGGACAGTTCCT gAGGGCAGTGGCGCAGCGCTGTCCATCTCCTCCAATGAAAACCCTGATCTCTGTTGGGGGACAACAACAAG GGGTGTATGGTCTCCCTAAATGCCCTGGAGAGAGCTCCCATATCTGTGACTGGATTCGCAAGAAACTCAACTCAGGAGCCTACACCGATATTGTGCAAAAACA CTTGGTGCAGGCACAGTACTGGCACGACCCACTGAACGACGACCTGTACAAAAAACACAGCCTCTTCCTGGCTGATATCAATCAGGAGCGG GTGGTGAACGAGACTTACAAGAAGAACCTCCAGCTGCTGGACAAGTTTGTGATGGTCAAGTTCTTGCAGGACAGTGTTGTGGATCCAGCTGACACTGAG TGGTTTGGTTTTCTGAAAacgggtcaggcaaaagagaccGAGACGCTTCAGGAGAGTGTTCTCTATAAAGAG GATCGTCTTGGACTGGCAGCGATGGATGCAGCTGGGAAGCTGGATTTCCTGGGTACAGAAGGAGATCACCTCCAGTTCACCAGGGAGTGGTTCAACGCCAAACTAGTGCCTTACCTGCGCTAA